The genomic window CGACAATACGCACCCGGCGCCCGAGCGAGCACAGGAGCTGGTGAGGGATGGTGTCGGCCCGCGCCGCCACCGTTTCCACCGGCAGCTCTTTGCCCCAGAGGGTTACCGGGTCCCCGATCTTCGCCCGCGGGCAGGCGCGCAGGTCCACGGCCAGCAGATCCATGGAGGCGGGCGGGATCAGCGCCGCCATTTTTCCGCCGACCAGCACCGGCGTGCCGGCGGATGCATGGCGGGGATAGCCGTCGCCGTATCCCGCCGCGACGATTCCCACCGGCATGTCGGCGGGGCAGGACCAGTTGCCGCCGTAGCCGACCCGTTCCCCCGCGCGCATCTGGCGCACGGCGATAAGCCGGGAGCGCAGGCTCATTACGGGCCGCAACCCCGCCGCCGTGCCGTTGCCTTGCGGCAGCGGCGAGGCCCCGTAAAGGATCAGCCCCGGCCGCAGCCAGTCGGCATGACTCTCGGGCAGCGTCATGAGGGCGGCGGAATTGGCGATGCTGCGTTCTCCCTCCAGCCCGTTTACGCACTCGGAGAAGCGTCGCAGTTGCAGCGCGTTTAAGGAGTGCCCCGGGGTGCTGGCCGCGGCCAGGTGCGTCATCAGCCGGACCGGCGGCTTCACCGAGGCGATGCCGCGCAGCCGCCGCCAGGCATCGGCAACCGCCTCCGGCGCGAATCCCAGGCGGTGCATCCCGCTGTCAATTTTTAGCCAGGCGCGTACCGTTTGCCGCGGGGAAGCCCGCTCCAGCAGCCGCAACTGAGACTCGTCGTGCACCACTACGCTCAGCTTCAGGGCCGCCGCCTCGCGCAACTCCTCCGCGGCGGCGCAGCCGGCCAACAGCACCACTTCCTGTTCCCGGCCGCTGCGGCGCAGGGCATGCGCCTCGTCCAGACAGCAGACGCCGAAGGCGTCCGCCAGGGCGAAGGCGTCCGCGATCCGTTCGATGCCGTGGCCGTACCCGTCTGCCTTCACCACGGCCATGAGGCGCCGCCCGGGCGCCCATTTCCGCACCCGCTCCAGGTTCCGGCGGGCGGCATTCAAATCTATGATTGCATGGGTCGGCCGGTGCAACCCCTGGTCCCCTCAGCCCGCCGGCGCGGGAAAGCGGTCTTCCTTGGCTAAATTCTCGAAACAAGTAAAGCGGGCCTGGAAGGCAAGTTTGACCGTGCCGATCGGGCCGTTGCGCTGCTTGCCTACGATGATCTCGGCGGTGCCCCGGTCGGGGGAGTCTTCATGATACACCTCGTCGCGATAGACGAATGCAATCAGGTCGGCGTCCTGTTCGATGGCCCCGCTCTCGCGCAGGTCGGACATCAATGGCTTGTGGTCGGTGCGCTGCTCGACGCTTCGGTTCAGCTGGGACAGCGCCACCACCGGGATGTCCAGCTCTTTCGCCAGCGCCTTCAGGGCGTTCGAGATGCCGGAGAGCTCCGTGGCCCGGTTCTCCACCGAACCGGGGATATGCATCAATTGCAGGTAATCTATCACCACCAAATCCAGCCCCCGCTCCCTGGCCATTCGGCGGCAACAGCCGCTGAGCGCGGTGGGGGAGAGTGCCGGAGTGTCGTCCACGAAGATGGGGGCCCGCTCCATGAGTTTGATTGCGCAGTCCAGATTCTTCCAGTCGTCTGGGTGCAGCTGGCCCGTGCGTAATTTTTGCTGGTTGACGTGCGCCAGCGAGGCCAGCATGCGCGTGGCCAGCTGTTGCCCGGACATTTCCATGCTGAAGATCGCCACCTTGCGCTCCTCCCTGATGGCGGCATGCTCGGCGATGTTCATGGCGAAGGCGGTTTTGCCCATGGAGGGCCGCCCCGCGATCACGATCAGGTCGGAGGGCTGCAAGCCGCTGGTGAGCTCGTCGAAATCGTGGAAGCCGGTCGCTATTCCCGTGATGTGGCTGTTCTTGTCCTTCAGCTCGTCAATCCGGTCGAGCGCCCCGGCCAACACATTGGCGAGCGTGCGGTAGCTGTCGCGGCCTCGCATCCGGTTGCTGGCGATCTCGAAGATCGAGCGTTCGGCCTGGTCCACGAGCTGTTCCATGGAGAGCGCGCCGGTCGCATAGGCCGTGGCGGCGATCTGCGTGCCGGACTCGATGAGTTG from Gammaproteobacteria bacterium includes these protein-coding regions:
- the alr gene encoding alanine racemase → MHRPTHAIIDLNAARRNLERVRKWAPGRRLMAVVKADGYGHGIERIADAFALADAFGVCCLDEAHALRRSGREQEVVLLAGCAAAEELREAAALKLSVVVHDESQLRLLERASPRQTVRAWLKIDSGMHRLGFAPEAVADAWRRLRGIASVKPPVRLMTHLAAASTPGHSLNALQLRRFSECVNGLEGERSIANSAALMTLPESHADWLRPGLILYGASPLPQGNGTAAGLRPVMSLRSRLIAVRQMRAGERVGYGGNWSCPADMPVGIVAAGYGDGYPRHASAGTPVLVGGKMAALIPPASMDLLAVDLRACPRAKIGDPVTLWGKELPVETVAARADTIPHQLLCSLGRRVRIVERGLS
- the dnaB gene encoding replicative DNA helicase — translated: MSSAPSELISEPSSRALRVPPHSIPAEQAVLGGVLLHPASWDQIVELLSEEDFYHPGHRLLFRAIAALRAETRAADFLTLAEWLRAHGELEKIGGDAYLAELSEGTPSAANARDYALILRDCSVRRQLIESGTQIAATAYATGALSMEQLVDQAERSIFEIASNRMRGRDSYRTLANVLAGALDRIDELKDKNSHITGIATGFHDFDELTSGLQPSDLIVIAGRPSMGKTAFAMNIAEHAAIREERKVAIFSMEMSGQQLATRMLASLAHVNQQKLRTGQLHPDDWKNLDCAIKLMERAPIFVDDTPALSPTALSGCCRRMARERGLDLVVIDYLQLMHIPGSVENRATELSGISNALKALAKELDIPVVALSQLNRSVEQRTDHKPLMSDLRESGAIEQDADLIAFVYRDEVYHEDSPDRGTAEIIVGKQRNGPIGTVKLAFQARFTCFENLAKEDRFPAPAG